Genomic window (Magnolia sinica isolate HGM2019 chromosome 6, MsV1, whole genome shotgun sequence):
GGCTTTTATGATTAAGCATGGCTTAGGAATTGTATCTGTTGGGATGAAGCAAGAGGATCTGGAGAGGCTGAACCTTCCTTTGATGTCAACTGGCAGTGAGAATGAGGATCCATCCGCCGCAGCTTACACAGTGACAGTGGTATGGAGTTCTCAATGCCTCTTGGGTCATTTCAGTTTTATCTTGTTCTGCTCATCGATAAGAGTAGTATTTAGCATGGGATTAGAAAGAACTAAAACCATGCGTACAATGTTCGTCGAGAAACTGCTGGGCTCAACAAaccgtacatgtggggcccaccatttggtgGTGCAAACCATTATATGATAGGCCCAATGCGGACACATTGCAAAAAGATCATGTCCCTTGATTATCCATTTATAGTCCACTAACAATGGATGACTGGGAAGATATGGGAGCACAAATCAATCAATAGGGGGAGGTCCACCAGATAAATGACTTAGATTATCAAAAGGTGGGATGCTCGAATACCATTTCTGGGTTGAACAGAAACACGGTGTGTGTTGGTCTTCTAGCATCTTATGTCAATAGTAAAAGAGTAAGAAGCTTCAATATAGACTTCTGGTTTatgcaaaattttcattttgctGCCATTATCAGGATTTGAAAACCGGGGCATCTACTGGAGTGTCAGCCTCGGATAGGGCGAAGACTATTCTTGCTCTTTCGTCTCCAGATTCTAAGCCGCAAGATTTCAGAAGACCAGGCCATGTATTTCCACTCAAGTATAGAAATGGTGGTGTTCTAAGGAGAGCTGGTCACACTAAAGCTTCAGTGGATTTAGTTTCACTTGCTGGCTTGCGGCCTATATCTGTTCAACTGCAATTCTTGATGCTGAGGATGGCTCTATGGCCCGATTACCCGCTTTAAGAAAGATAGCCAAGGAGAACAGCATACCAATCATCTCAATCATGGATCTCATCCGGTGAGTTAGAAATAAGATATTGGGCTGAATTTTTCATGTGATTTTTACATTAAGACAAAGTGATGTTGTCCAAATTGGTTGGAATGAATGGCTGTTCTTATTTCACTCTCCATATGAGGTATTATATGATGCTCGGCTGAGCAAAAGcataacttttatttatttattatgtatGTCCCTGTAATGGTATAAGTAGAACTACCATTTGGTAACCTAAGCTGTTGATCTGGTGAGCTCCTAATCATAGGTTGAGCCATAGCTAGTATATTgcccatcagatgatcctagccaattGATGCAAATGGACAAAATATAACCGAAAGTCCATATTTAAGTGCGGCACAGTCGGTTCGGATCATCTGATGGGGAAGATCTTTGGAATATCTTGCATCTCTCTAGGCTAAC
Coding sequences:
- the LOC131249982 gene encoding monofunctional riboflavin biosynthesis protein RIBA 3, chloroplastic-like, encoding MKQEDLERLNLPLMSTGSENEDPSAAAYTVTVDLKTGASTGVSASDRAKTILALSSPDSKPQDFRRPGHVFPLKYRNGGVLRRAGHTKASVDLVSLAGLRPISVQLQFLMLRMALWPDYPL